A stretch of Oreochromis aureus strain Israel breed Guangdong linkage group 11, ZZ_aureus, whole genome shotgun sequence DNA encodes these proteins:
- the LOC116325392 gene encoding peptide YY-like, with the protein MSLSILALCLLVCIHSGINAYPAKPASPRQGAPPEELAKYYSALRHYINLITRQRYGKRDSPDTVFSDVLVRESTESVPGSSYIRYDGLPLW; encoded by the exons ATGTCGCTGAGTATTCTGGCTCTCTGCCTGCTGGTTTGTATTCACTCTGGCATAAATGCATACCCAGCCAAACCTGCCAGTCCACGGCAAGGCGCGCCACCTGAGGAGCTTGCCAAATATTATTCTGCACTAAGACACTACATCAACCTCATAACAAGACAGAG GTATGGGAAACGAGACAGTCCTGATACTGTATTTTCTGATGTGCTAGTGAGGGAGAGCACAGAAAGTGTTCCAGGATCCAGCTATATCAG GTATGATGGGCTGCCATTATGGTGA